One window of the Ignavibacteriales bacterium genome contains the following:
- the rpmG gene encoding 50S ribosomal protein L33 translates to MRQIIVLESTAGTGYRYSTTKNKRTHPARVEYKKYDPVVRKHVVFKETK, encoded by the coding sequence ATAAGACAAATAATAGTTTTGGAAAGTACAGCTGGCACCGGTTACAGATATTCTACAACAAAGAATAAGAGAACACACCCAGCGCGCGTAGAGTACAAAAAGTACGACCCTGTTGTTAGAAAACACGTAGTTTTTAAAGAAACCAAATAA
- the secE gene encoding preprotein translocase subunit SecE, whose protein sequence is MKDKIIAFFQDVIKEMKKVTWPTKEELIESTKIVIVVCIVLSLFTYVIDMIINQAFKGIF, encoded by the coding sequence ATGAAAGATAAAATTATTGCATTCTTTCAGGATGTTATAAAAGAAATGAAAAAAGTTACTTGGCCTACCAAGGAAGAACTTATTGAATCTACAAAAATTGTAATTGTTGTTTGTATTGTACTTTCTCTATTTACCTATGTTATAGATATGATAATAAATCAAGCTTTTAAAGGGATATTTTAG
- the nusG gene encoding transcription termination/antitermination factor NusG — translation METRWYVVRTFSGHETKVKNFLEAGLNEHEHLKAKILEILVPMEKVFEVKDGKKKSKTKNFFPGYILVNADLDNQVKDFILSTQSVMGFLGTGGNPNPLQPEEVRRIVGRLSQDSSTERMETIFRNGDLVKIIDGPFNNFSGLIEEVNEEKMKIKVMVSIFGRKTPVEIDFVQAEIEK, via the coding sequence ATGGAAACCAGATGGTATGTAGTTAGAACTTTTTCGGGTCATGAAACTAAGGTTAAAAATTTTCTTGAAGCTGGTCTTAACGAGCATGAGCACCTGAAAGCAAAAATTTTAGAAATCCTTGTTCCTATGGAAAAAGTTTTTGAAGTAAAAGACGGTAAAAAGAAAAGTAAAACTAAGAATTTTTTCCCCGGGTATATTTTAGTTAATGCAGATTTAGATAATCAGGTTAAAGATTTTATTTTAAGCACACAATCCGTTATGGGTTTTTTAGGCACTGGCGGTAACCCGAACCCACTTCAGCCAGAAGAAGTTAGACGAATAGTTGGTAGACTATCACAAGATAGCTCAACCGAAAGAATGGAAACAATCTTTAGAAATGGTGATCTTGTTAAAATTATTGATGGTCCATTCAATAACTTCTCTGGATTAATTGAAGAGGTTAATGAAGAAAAAATGAAAATTAAAGTAATGGTATCGATTTTTGGTAGAAAAACTCCTGTAGAAATTGATTTCGTTCAGGCTGAAATTGAAAAATAA
- the rplK gene encoding 50S ribosomal protein L11, with the protein MAKKIDSYIKLQIPAGKANPSPPVGPALGQKGVNIMEFCKQFNARTQDKDGLIIPVVITVFSDKSFTFITKTPPASVLLKRAAKLEKGSAESHRTKVGKVSKNQVKEIAEVKMPDLNAFDIDHAMSMVAGTARSMGITVEE; encoded by the coding sequence ATGGCTAAAAAAATTGATTCTTATATAAAATTACAAATTCCTGCCGGCAAAGCTAATCCTTCACCTCCGGTTGGTCCTGCTCTTGGTCAAAAAGGTGTTAATATTATGGAGTTCTGCAAGCAGTTTAATGCTAGAACTCAGGATAAAGATGGATTAATTATTCCTGTAGTTATCACAGTTTTTAGTGATAAATCTTTTACCTTTATTACAAAAACTCCTCCGGCATCAGTTCTATTAAAAAGAGCTGCTAAACTGGAAAAAGGATCTGCAGAATCTCACAGAACAAAAGTTGGAAAAGTTTCTAAAAATCAAGTTAAGGAAATTGCAGAAGTTAAAATGCCAGATCTTAATGCTTTTGATATTGATCATGCAATGAGTATGGTCGCTGGAACTGCAAGAAGTATGGGAATAACCGTAGAAGAATAA
- a CDS encoding 50S ribosomal protein L1: MQTTKRNKEIIKSVKLDKEYTLPEAISILKDQSKVKFVESLDCAIRLGVDPRHADQMVRGTVSLPHGTGKTVSVLVIAKGAKIQEALDAGADYAGFEDYLEKIKGGWADVDVIVATPDSMSELGKLGKILGPKGLMPNPKSGTVTMDVAKAVTEVKGGKIEFRVEKTGIVHTSLGKLNFETDKLVDNTKAFLNTIIKMRPSSAKGQYVKSLFLSSTMGPGLKISKEELSLNV, from the coding sequence ATGCAAACTACAAAGAGAAATAAAGAGATTATTAAATCCGTTAAATTAGATAAAGAGTACACTTTACCGGAAGCAATATCAATCCTAAAAGATCAATCCAAAGTAAAATTTGTTGAATCATTGGATTGTGCTATAAGATTAGGGGTAGATCCAAGACATGCTGATCAAATGGTTAGAGGTACTGTTTCATTACCTCATGGAACTGGCAAAACTGTATCGGTTCTTGTTATTGCCAAAGGTGCAAAAATTCAAGAAGCCTTAGATGCAGGTGCAGATTATGCTGGCTTTGAAGATTATCTTGAAAAAATAAAAGGTGGATGGGCCGATGTTGATGTAATTGTTGCCACACCAGATTCTATGTCTGAACTTGGAAAACTTGGAAAAATATTAGGACCAAAAGGTCTTATGCCTAATCCTAAAAGCGGTACCGTAACTATGGATGTTGCTAAAGCAGTAACTGAAGTAAAAGGCGGAAAAATTGAATTTAGAGTTGAAAAAACCGGTATAGTTCATACTTCTTTAGGCAAACTTAATTTTGAAACTGATAAACTCGTTGATAATACAAAAGCGTTTCTTAATACAATAATTAAGATGAGACCTTCATCCGCTAAAGGGCAGTATGTGAAGAGTCTGTTTTTGTCTAGCACAATGGGTCCTGGACTTAAAATCTCTAAAGAAGAATTAAGTCTTAATGTATAA
- a CDS encoding 50S ribosomal protein L10 translates to MNKNEKVESIAEARELIENATAVYLTDYSKINVEDISGIRNQFRKEGVTYRVFKNTLFKRALVDSGKFEKLADHLEGMTGFAFASTNPVAPAKIIKKYNDASQKLSLKACYIETQYFDGSNLAALAELPTKEELIAGIMGSINSPASGIVGSIAAVIRNLVSVIDEVSKTKAA, encoded by the coding sequence ATGAATAAGAACGAAAAAGTAGAGTCAATTGCCGAAGCTAGGGAATTGATAGAGAATGCAACAGCAGTCTATCTTACTGATTATTCCAAAATTAATGTTGAAGACATTAGTGGAATTAGAAATCAGTTTAGAAAAGAAGGCGTTACTTACAGAGTATTTAAAAATACTTTGTTTAAACGCGCTCTTGTTGATTCTGGAAAATTCGAAAAGCTGGCAGATCATCTTGAAGGGATGACAGGATTTGCATTTGCTTCAACAAATCCGGTTGCACCCGCAAAGATAATTAAGAAGTACAATGATGCTTCTCAAAAGCTATCTCTAAAAGCTTGCTATATCGAAACGCAATATTTTGATGGAAGTAATCTTGCAGCTTTAGCTGAACTACCAACCAAAGAAGAATTGATTGCCGGAATTATGGGCAGTATAAATTCACCTGCGTCTGGTATTGTTGGATCGATTGCAGCTGTAATTAGAAACTTAGTAAGTGTAATTGATGAAGTTTCTAAAACCAAAGCCGCTTAA
- the rplL gene encoding 50S ribosomal protein L7/L12, translating into MSEKVAQALELIKGMSLLEASELKKALEEEFGVSAAAPVMMAGPAAASAAPVEEQTEFDVILQAAGEKKINVIKVVRAHTGLGLKEAKDLVDGAPKTVKEQASKDEAEKIKKELEEAGGTVTLK; encoded by the coding sequence ATGTCAGAAAAAGTTGCACAAGCACTCGAACTAATAAAAGGAATGTCTCTTCTAGAAGCTTCAGAATTAAAGAAAGCACTTGAAGAAGAATTTGGTGTCTCCGCTGCCGCACCAGTTATGATGGCCGGACCAGCTGCTGCATCTGCTGCACCGGTTGAAGAACAAACAGAGTTTGATGTTATTCTTCAAGCTGCTGGTGAAAAGAAAATTAATGTTATTAAAGTTGTAAGAGCTCATACAGGTTTAGGCTTAAAAGAAGCTAAAGATCTTGTGGATGGCGCTCCAAAAACAGTTAAAGAACAAGCATCAAAAGATGAAGCCGAAAAAATCAAGAAAGAACTAGAAGAAGCCGGCGGAACTGTTACTTTAAAATAG
- the rpoB gene encoding DNA-directed RNA polymerase subunit beta yields MDNKRISFGRIPSVIDIPNLLGIQTETFEDFVQLETHALKRENKGLQQVFLTNFPIFDNKENYRLDFLEYYVEKPRFSVEECLERGLTFAAPLKAKLRLSTKDPETEEFINTVEQEVYLGNLPFMTEKGTFVINGAERVVVSQLHRSPGVAFAQTVHPNGTPIYSARIIPLRGSWVEFATDINYVMYVYIDRRKKFPATTLLRALGFQSDEEILKLFGLVENVVVKKANLENYLGRMIASDIFDMSTGEIFLTRDSILSEEDLERINDAEVDVLKFIKSDSTNDQNLIVNTLRKDTSHTREEALYAIYRQLRSGEAPDLTTAESLIEKLFFNDKRYDLGDVGRHRMNHKLELKIPETTTVLTVEDIISIMKYIIDLKEGAVSVDDIDHLGNRRIRTVGEQLGQQFNVGMARMARTIKERMNMRDTENFTPQDLVNARTISSVINAFFGTNQLSQFMDQTNPLAEMTHKRRMSALGPGGLTRERAGFEVRDVHYTHYGRLCPIETPEGPNIGLISSLTIYARVNRYGFLETPYRKVVKGRVTEEVEFLTAENEDAFTIAQANAPISDSGKFLNERVKSRLKGEFPIVHPEDLQFMDVAPAQIVSAAAALIPFLEHDDANRALMGSNMQRQSVPLLKPEAPIVGTGMEGKIAHDSKALLLAEDNGIVEYVDANKVVVKYDINPNSFEALTSFNEIREVTYTLTKFHGTNQETCINQVPIVKEGQKLKKGDVLADGAATDGGELALGRNVLVAFMPWRGYNFEDAIIISERVVSEDVYTSIHIEEFELQVRETKRGEEELTREIPNVSEEAVKNLDEDGIIREGAEVKEGDILIGKITPKGETDPTPEEKLLRAIFGDKAGDVKDASLKAPPGLKGTVIKTRLFSRKKRDNDSKKLEKVAFDKLEVEFKNKLQGHYNKLVEKLTRITRDQTTTGIRDLDGSVVLRSGSAMKEETFSGMEDITRLDYTLDWFETKKTNNLINSLYKNYFEIKTDIEEDFKRERIKIQSGDELPPGIVQLAKVYVAKKRKLSVGDKMAGRHGNKGVVAKIVPQADMPYLPDGTPVDIILNPLGVPSRMNLGQLYETALGWVGKKLGVKFATPIFDGAKVEDVDEWLTKAGLETGSKTDMYDGRTGEKMHQKVTCGYIYMLKLSHLVDDKIHARSIGPYSLITQQPLGGKAQFGGQRFGEMEVWALEGYGASHILQEILTIKSDDVAGRAKVYEAIVKGENLQEPNIPESFNVLIKELQGLGLDIKIN; encoded by the coding sequence TTGGATAATAAGCGTATTTCCTTTGGCCGTATTCCATCTGTCATAGACATACCTAATCTTTTAGGAATTCAAACTGAAACATTTGAAGATTTTGTTCAGCTTGAAACTCATGCACTTAAAAGAGAAAATAAAGGGTTGCAACAGGTTTTTTTAACCAATTTCCCAATTTTTGATAATAAAGAAAATTACAGATTAGATTTTTTAGAATATTATGTAGAAAAACCAAGATTTTCCGTTGAGGAATGCCTGGAAAGAGGTCTAACTTTTGCAGCCCCGCTTAAAGCAAAGTTAAGATTATCTACAAAAGATCCGGAAACTGAAGAATTTATAAACACAGTTGAGCAAGAAGTTTATCTTGGCAATTTACCGTTTATGACAGAAAAAGGAACCTTTGTTATCAATGGAGCAGAAAGAGTTGTTGTTTCTCAGTTACACAGATCTCCCGGCGTAGCTTTTGCACAAACTGTCCACCCAAATGGAACCCCAATTTATTCTGCCAGAATTATTCCTTTAAGAGGATCATGGGTAGAGTTTGCAACCGATATTAACTACGTAATGTATGTTTATATCGATCGAAGAAAGAAGTTTCCTGCTACCACACTTTTGCGGGCTCTCGGATTCCAATCTGATGAAGAGATATTAAAATTATTTGGCCTTGTTGAAAATGTTGTAGTAAAAAAAGCAAACTTAGAAAACTATCTAGGTAGAATGATTGCCAGTGATATTTTTGATATGTCAACCGGTGAAATTTTCTTAACACGTGATTCAATTTTGTCAGAAGAAGATCTTGAAAGAATTAATGATGCTGAAGTTGATGTTTTAAAATTCATCAAATCAGATTCAACAAATGATCAAAACTTAATTGTTAACACTTTAAGAAAAGATACATCTCACACCCGAGAAGAAGCATTATATGCTATCTACAGACAATTAAGATCGGGCGAAGCTCCTGATTTAACAACCGCAGAATCACTTATTGAAAAACTTTTCTTTAATGATAAAAGATATGATTTAGGTGATGTTGGCCGTCATAGAATGAATCACAAACTGGAATTAAAGATTCCTGAGACAACAACAGTTTTAACAGTTGAAGATATTATTTCTATAATGAAATATATAATCGATCTTAAAGAAGGGGCAGTTTCTGTTGATGATATTGATCATCTTGGTAATAGAAGAATTAGAACCGTTGGTGAACAGTTAGGACAACAGTTTAACGTTGGAATGGCACGTATGGCCAGAACAATTAAAGAACGTATGAATATGCGTGATACCGAAAACTTTACTCCGCAAGATCTTGTGAATGCTAGAACAATTAGTAGCGTAATAAACGCTTTCTTTGGTACAAATCAGCTTTCACAGTTTATGGATCAAACAAATCCTCTTGCTGAAATGACACACAAAAGAAGAATGTCTGCGCTAGGACCAGGCGGTCTGACAAGAGAAAGAGCCGGTTTTGAAGTTCGTGACGTTCACTATACACATTACGGTCGTTTATGCCCGATTGAAACTCCTGAAGGACCAAATATTGGTCTTATATCTTCTCTCACAATTTATGCAAGAGTAAATAGATATGGATTCTTAGAAACTCCTTACAGAAAAGTTGTAAAAGGAAGAGTGACTGAGGAAGTAGAATTTTTAACAGCTGAAAATGAAGATGCATTTACGATTGCTCAAGCAAACGCACCAATAAGTGATTCAGGCAAATTTTTAAACGAAAGAGTTAAATCAAGATTAAAGGGTGAGTTCCCAATTGTACATCCTGAAGATTTACAATTTATGGATGTTGCACCAGCCCAAATAGTTAGTGCAGCAGCTGCATTGATTCCATTTTTAGAGCACGATGATGCTAACAGAGCGTTGATGGGATCTAACATGCAGCGTCAATCAGTACCTCTATTAAAACCAGAAGCTCCAATTGTTGGAACTGGAATGGAAGGCAAAATAGCTCATGACTCGAAAGCATTACTATTAGCAGAAGATAATGGTATTGTTGAATATGTTGATGCGAATAAAGTAGTTGTTAAATACGATATCAACCCAAATAGTTTTGAAGCATTAACAAGCTTTAATGAAATTAGAGAAGTAACATACACACTTACAAAATTCCACGGTACAAATCAGGAAACTTGTATAAACCAGGTTCCTATTGTAAAAGAAGGGCAAAAACTTAAAAAAGGAGATGTTCTTGCAGACGGTGCAGCCACGGATGGTGGTGAATTAGCATTAGGTAGAAACGTTTTAGTAGCATTTATGCCATGGAGAGGTTACAACTTTGAAGATGCTATCATCATAAGTGAAAGAGTTGTAAGTGAAGATGTTTATACATCGATACATATTGAAGAATTTGAATTACAGGTTAGAGAAACAAAACGAGGCGAAGAAGAATTAACACGTGAAATTCCAAACGTTAGTGAAGAAGCTGTAAAGAATCTTGATGAAGATGGTATTATTAGAGAAGGTGCAGAAGTAAAAGAAGGTGATATTCTGATAGGAAAAATTACTCCAAAAGGAGAAACTGATCCGACGCCGGAAGAAAAACTTTTACGCGCGATTTTTGGAGATAAAGCTGGTGATGTAAAAGATGCATCTTTGAAAGCACCTCCGGGACTAAAAGGAACGGTCATTAAAACTCGTCTTTTCAGTCGTAAGAAACGAGACAATGATTCTAAGAAATTAGAAAAAGTTGCTTTTGATAAACTTGAAGTAGAATTTAAAAATAAACTTCAAGGGCATTACAATAAATTGGTTGAAAAACTCACAAGAATTACAAGAGATCAAACCACTACTGGAATTAGAGATCTTGATGGCAGCGTTGTTTTAAGAAGCGGCTCTGCAATGAAAGAAGAAACATTTTCAGGTATGGAAGACATAACCAGACTTGATTATACCCTTGATTGGTTTGAAACAAAGAAAACTAACAATCTTATTAATTCACTCTATAAAAATTATTTCGAAATCAAAACTGATATCGAGGAAGATTTTAAGAGAGAAAGAATTAAAATACAAAGTGGGGATGAGCTGCCTCCTGGAATTGTACAACTTGCAAAAGTTTATGTTGCTAAAAAGCGTAAACTTTCTGTAGGTGATAAAATGGCAGGACGACACGGAAACAAAGGTGTTGTTGCAAAAATAGTTCCGCAAGCAGATATGCCTTATTTACCAGATGGAACACCTGTGGATATTATTCTTAATCCACTTGGCGTACCTTCTCGTATGAACCTTGGACAGTTGTATGAAACAGCCTTGGGCTGGGTTGGTAAAAAATTAGGTGTAAAATTCGCAACTCCAATTTTTGATGGCGCTAAGGTAGAAGACGTTGATGAATGGCTAACAAAAGCTGGATTAGAAACCGGAAGTAAAACTGATATGTATGATGGTCGAACCGGTGAAAAAATGCATCAGAAAGTTACTTGTGGTTACATCTATATGTTAAAACTTAGTCACTTGGTTGATGATAAAATTCACGCAAGGTCAATAGGGCCATACTCTCTAATTACTCAGCAACCGCTTGGTGGTAAAGCACAATTTGGTGGTCAGAGATTTGGAGAAATGGAAGTTTGGGCGCTTGAAGGTTACGGAGCTTCACACATCTTGCAAGAGATTTTGACCATAAAGAGTGATGACGTGGCAGGTAGAGCAAAAGTATATGAAGCAATTGTTAAGGGTGAAAACTTACAGGAACCAAATATTCCTGAATCGTTTAACGTTCTTATTAAAGAACTCCAGGGCTTAGGCCTGGATATAAAAATTAATTAA